The Atribacterota bacterium genome has a window encoding:
- a CDS encoding LysE family transporter: LYLAYNILKADYSFAQNNKQIQIQPFGFKHGILLQFVNPKCIIFVLTLYTAFLHPIVTKPHLILVFTLILGLMGFSSNFLWVSLGAGISHFLNQEWIKRVVNLLLALLLVYTALRLTGILS, translated from the coding sequence CTGTATTTAGCTTATAATATATTAAAAGCAGACTATTCCTTTGCTCAAAATAATAAGCAGATACAGATACAGCCATTTGGTTTTAAACATGGGATTCTTCTTCAATTCGTAAATCCAAAATGCATTATTTTTGTCCTTACCCTTTATACCGCTTTTCTTCATCCCATTGTAACCAAGCCTCATTTGATACTTGTCTTCACTCTAATTCTGGGATTAATGGGTTTTAGTTCCAATTTTCTATGGGTTTCTTTAGGAGCTGGCATTAGCCATTTCTTAAATCAAGAGTGGATAAAAAGAGTAGTAAATTTATTGTTAGCGCTTCTGCTGGTATATACCGCATTAAGATTGACTGGAATTCTTTCTTAA